A genomic region of Trichothermofontia sichuanensis B231 contains the following coding sequences:
- a CDS encoding DUF2325 domain-containing protein gives MDIAELDNLETSVQDLLSAAEAELQEQRLQQQRDAYVQKATEEIQQRLNPLLEKIEMMLARYQEEGCPDTPMRQKLEAQAAELRRQLAEAPILAAEIADRQLILSEERLLEGRESEQISRWQKSLRADLLEMIAEQTDFYSATDAAIAVKGYVQDLKAIGALEEVVEALMAQINSHSEEGPVAKLRGSHEQTLNFIYNKALENRSRVERPPNVQPRVRHRPSEKPPNPYDVLEGKVVIFGGHDRLATAVRNRLRSSKVELLWCTAQDGLQMAEQLENHIHSADLVLIVTGYASHALTEKAMQAAQRANITPEMINTTGMIRVLNAIEVGLKTKQLARYMNQYSKPA, from the coding sequence ATGGATATTGCCGAACTTGATAACTTAGAGACCTCTGTACAGGATCTGCTCTCCGCCGCAGAGGCAGAACTCCAGGAACAACGCTTGCAACAGCAACGGGATGCTTATGTTCAGAAAGCGACCGAAGAAATCCAACAACGTCTGAACCCACTTTTGGAAAAAATTGAGATGATGTTGGCACGCTATCAGGAAGAAGGGTGTCCGGATACCCCCATGCGTCAAAAGCTAGAGGCTCAGGCAGCGGAGTTGCGGCGACAGTTGGCAGAAGCCCCCATCCTGGCAGCCGAAATCGCCGATCGCCAGCTGATCCTCAGTGAAGAACGCCTCCTAGAAGGGCGAGAGAGCGAGCAAATTAGCCGTTGGCAAAAAAGTTTACGGGCCGACCTGCTAGAAATGATTGCGGAGCAGACGGACTTCTATAGCGCTACGGATGCCGCGATCGCGGTTAAGGGTTATGTCCAGGATTTAAAGGCGATCGGTGCGCTGGAAGAAGTGGTTGAGGCGCTGATGGCCCAGATCAATTCCCATAGTGAAGAGGGACCTGTGGCCAAACTCCGGGGCAGTCATGAGCAGACCCTGAACTTCATCTATAACAAAGCGCTCGAAAACCGATCTCGGGTTGAGCGTCCCCCCAATGTGCAGCCTCGTGTACGCCATCGACCTTCAGAAAAGCCCCCCAATCCCTACGATGTGTTAGAAGGCAAGGTTGTGATTTTTGGTGGCCACGATCGGTTGGCAACTGCCGTCCGCAACCGTTTACGGTCTTCCAAGGTGGAATTGCTCTGGTGTACGGCCCAGGACGGCCTCCAGATGGCGGAGCAGCTAGAAAATCATATCCACTCTGCCGATCTGGTTTTAATTGTGACCGGTTATGCCAGTCATGCCCTAACGGAAAAAGCCATGCAAGCGGCGCAGCGGGCCAATATCACCCCCGAAATGATTAACACAACTGGCATGATCCGTGTGTTGAATGCGATCGAGGTGGGTCTCAAGACTAAACAACTGGCTCGGTATATGAATCAATACTCGAAACCAGCCTGA
- a CDS encoding choice-of-anchor L domain-containing protein, translating into MMPANSVATLVLVDASVAHYQSFARGVIPGTEVLTLDPHQDGIAQISKILANYPQAQDVQIVSHGRPGCLYLGSTRLGDDNLSHYADQIKQWAMALREGARLVFYGCQVAAGEVGRHFVSAIAQLTQTTVVASETITGNPDRGGNWELEFTTAALPLGDPPTQVFQPAFLATYAGTFAYVSENLTTQTPLMLANLLKSQGITIVSATTLTTAPVAAGKFAFVDEPSPVGIQSGVVLSSGNIATVEGPNQATGAGTALGTPGSTELSALIDNATTNDAAFLEIKFIPDTSAIGLSFVFASEEYTEFSFSQFNDVFAFFLNGTNIANLPGQAETVPVSIRNVNQSTNTAFFVYNDERPGPFNTEFDGFTVVLRIQADVEVGVENTLTFAIADTSDSILDSAVFLEEGSLFAIDPNAAILVQPTAGLVTTEAGGTASFSVSLATQPFANVSFALSSSDTTEGVINVNTLTFTPTNWNVPQTVTITGVPDGIPDGDVFYSILTGTATSTDRNYDGKKPANVSVLNRDINGGPSLDPSPVPIAPLIPNPLIPVPGIPVSPLILFPPNVTVPGVVTPPTGASELINGTEQADLIRGGDGNDTINGLGGNDTLLGNRGNDILNGGEGDDLIRGGKDNDVLNGGNGNDFLYGDRGNDLVNGENGDDLIYGGKDNDTLFGGAGNDTLFGDLDSDSLNGGDGNDTLIGAGLRGTPPGAGERDTLTGGAGADLFVLGDATQLYYRDGLNGFALITDFSNLDDRIQLKTGIDYQITSAPAGLPTGAAIFAGTDLIAIVANVAPSPTLEARFSLV; encoded by the coding sequence ATGATGCCTGCGAACTCCGTTGCTACGTTGGTTCTGGTTGATGCATCGGTTGCGCACTATCAGAGTTTTGCAAGGGGGGTAATTCCAGGCACGGAAGTCCTCACCCTCGATCCGCATCAAGATGGGATTGCCCAAATTAGTAAGATTTTGGCCAACTACCCCCAGGCCCAGGATGTGCAGATTGTGTCGCACGGTCGCCCCGGTTGCCTCTATCTGGGTTCCACACGGCTGGGGGATGATAACTTGTCCCACTATGCTGACCAGATTAAGCAATGGGCGATGGCCTTGCGGGAAGGGGCACGACTGGTGTTCTATGGCTGTCAGGTGGCGGCAGGGGAGGTCGGTCGTCACTTTGTGAGCGCGATCGCTCAACTGACGCAGACTACCGTTGTGGCTTCAGAAACGATTACTGGGAATCCAGACCGGGGTGGTAATTGGGAGCTTGAATTCACAACGGCTGCCCTGCCATTGGGTGACCCACCCACCCAAGTTTTTCAACCCGCCTTTCTGGCAACCTATGCTGGTACATTCGCCTATGTCTCGGAAAATCTAACGACCCAAACCCCCTTGATGCTCGCTAATTTGCTGAAAAGTCAGGGGATTACGATCGTCAGTGCTACGACTTTGACCACCGCTCCTGTCGCGGCTGGCAAATTTGCCTTTGTGGATGAGCCGTCTCCGGTCGGCATTCAATCGGGGGTAGTTTTGAGCAGTGGTAACATTGCAACCGTAGAAGGCCCCAATCAAGCGACCGGTGCGGGTACGGCGCTGGGAACACCGGGTTCTACCGAACTGTCAGCGTTGATCGATAATGCGACGACTAACGATGCTGCGTTTTTAGAAATTAAATTTATTCCAGACACCAGTGCCATTGGTCTATCCTTTGTTTTTGCCTCTGAAGAATATACAGAATTTTCTTTCTCACAGTTTAACGATGTTTTTGCCTTTTTCCTCAATGGCACAAATATTGCTAATCTACCCGGACAAGCCGAGACTGTTCCAGTTTCTATCCGGAATGTCAATCAATCCACCAATACTGCTTTCTTTGTCTATAACGATGAACGACCCGGTCCGTTTAATACTGAATTCGATGGATTTACGGTAGTCCTGAGAATCCAGGCAGATGTTGAAGTGGGGGTAGAAAATACCCTCACGTTTGCGATCGCAGATACCAGTGATTCAATTTTAGATTCGGCTGTTTTTCTGGAAGAAGGAAGTTTATTCGCGATCGATCCCAATGCAGCTATTCTCGTGCAGCCAACGGCTGGCCTAGTGACCACTGAAGCAGGCGGTACAGCAAGTTTCAGCGTTTCCCTCGCCACACAGCCCTTTGCAAATGTCTCATTTGCCCTTAGCAGTTCTGATACTACTGAAGGCGTTATTAACGTCAATACTCTCACCTTTACCCCGACTAATTGGAATGTACCCCAAACCGTTACGATTACAGGGGTACCTGATGGGATTCCTGATGGGGATGTGTTTTATTCCATCCTGACGGGAACGGCAACGAGTACCGATCGTAATTACGATGGGAAAAAACCGGCCAATGTCAGCGTTCTCAATCGTGATATCAACGGTGGACCAAGCCTCGATCCTTCACCTGTACCTATCGCTCCCCTAATTCCCAACCCGTTGATCCCGGTGCCGGGGATTCCTGTGTCGCCCTTGATTTTGTTCCCGCCCAACGTGACAGTTCCGGGAGTCGTGACACCACCGACTGGCGCTTCCGAGCTAATCAACGGAACTGAACAGGCCGATCTCATCCGGGGTGGTGATGGCAACGACACAATCAATGGTTTAGGGGGCAACGACACCCTCCTGGGGAATCGAGGTAACGATATCCTCAATGGGGGTGAGGGGGATGACCTAATTCGCGGCGGGAAGGATAATGATGTCCTCAACGGTGGCAATGGTAACGACTTCCTCTATGGCGATCGCGGCAATGACCTGGTAAATGGCGAAAATGGCGATGATCTCATCTACGGTGGCAAAGATAATGACACCCTCTTCGGTGGAGCTGGTAACGACACCCTCTTTGGCGACTTAGACAGCGACAGCCTCAACGGCGGTGATGGCAACGACACCCTGATCGGTGCGGGCCTGCGGGGTACTCCCCCCGGAGCCGGGGAACGAGATACCCTGACTGGCGGGGCGGGAGCTGATCTGTTTGTTCTGGGGGACGCCACCCAACTGTACTACCGCGATGGCCTCAATGGCTTTGCCCTGATTACTGACTTCAGTAATCTTGACGATCGCATCCAACTTAAGACGGGGATTGATTACCAGATTACCAGTGCCCCCGCCGGTCTACCCACCGGGGCCGCCATCTTTGCGGGAACGGATCTGATCGCGATCGTGGCGAATGTAGCCCCCAGCCCCACCCTCGAAGCTCGTTTTAGCCTGGTGTAA
- a CDS encoding efflux RND transporter periplasmic adaptor subunit, producing the protein MALAFLGKSKLAPPWGAAIATLLVLTTAAVGVGVWQRTRPQETLVNLTVPVTAKDLTLRITASGTIVPMQTVNLSPKTAGRLVELYVEQGDRVQQGQIIARMSNEDLQAQRLQAEANLKRAQANLAELRAGSRTEEIAQARANLERTQAQVQAAQARLDLAAERVARNQTLFDDGAIARDRLDEAISEADSARANLAQAQAQVREAQQHLTQLQNGPRSEQIAQGVAQVREAEGRLKAITVQLDDTIIRAPFAGIITQRYAEPGSFVTPTTSASTTASATSTSIVALANGLEVLAKVPEVDIGQIRLNQTVEIVADAYPDRVFKGRVRLIAPEAIVEQNVTSFQVRIVLDSGREVLRSGMNVDVTFLGDQVRDALVVPTVAIVTREGQTGVLVPGPKDKPKFVPVTIGPTIGNQTQILSGIQAGDRIFVDLPDEFKRQESQN; encoded by the coding sequence ATGGCACTGGCATTCTTGGGTAAATCGAAACTAGCCCCACCTTGGGGAGCCGCGATCGCCACGCTCTTGGTGTTAACGACTGCTGCTGTGGGTGTGGGTGTTTGGCAGCGCACCCGGCCCCAGGAAACCCTTGTCAACCTTACAGTGCCCGTCACCGCCAAGGACTTAACCCTCCGGATTACCGCCAGTGGCACGATCGTTCCTATGCAGACCGTCAACCTCAGCCCCAAAACGGCGGGACGATTGGTGGAACTCTACGTCGAACAGGGCGATCGGGTTCAGCAGGGCCAGATTATCGCCCGCATGAGTAATGAAGATCTCCAGGCCCAACGGCTTCAAGCTGAGGCCAACCTCAAACGCGCCCAGGCGAATTTGGCCGAACTGCGGGCGGGGAGTCGCACCGAAGAAATTGCCCAGGCCCGTGCCAACCTGGAGCGCACCCAGGCCCAGGTGCAAGCCGCCCAAGCCCGCTTAGATTTAGCCGCCGAACGGGTCGCCCGGAACCAGACATTATTTGACGACGGCGCGATCGCCCGCGATCGCCTCGATGAAGCCATCAGCGAAGCTGACAGTGCCCGCGCCAACCTTGCCCAGGCCCAGGCCCAGGTCCGGGAAGCCCAACAACACCTCACCCAATTGCAAAATGGCCCACGATCGGAGCAAATTGCCCAGGGAGTGGCCCAAGTGCGTGAAGCCGAGGGTCGCTTGAAAGCCATCACTGTGCAACTGGATGACACGATCATTCGCGCCCCCTTCGCCGGGATTATCACCCAACGCTACGCCGAACCGGGGTCCTTCGTCACCCCCACCACCTCCGCTTCGACCACCGCTTCTGCGACTTCAACCTCGATCGTCGCCCTCGCCAATGGCCTGGAAGTGCTGGCCAAAGTGCCGGAGGTGGATATCGGTCAAATCCGCTTAAACCAAACCGTAGAAATTGTCGCCGATGCCTATCCCGATCGCGTCTTCAAGGGGCGCGTGCGCCTGATTGCCCCAGAGGCGATCGTTGAGCAGAATGTGACCTCATTCCAGGTGCGGATCGTGCTAGATAGTGGCCGGGAGGTGTTGCGATCGGGCATGAATGTAGACGTTACCTTCCTGGGGGATCAAGTGCGAGATGCGCTGGTGGTGCCCACCGTGGCGATCGTCACCCGTGAAGGGCAAACCGGTGTCTTAGTTCCTGGTCCCAAGGACAAACCCAAATTCGTACCCGTCACCATTGGCCCCACGATCGGCAATCAAACCCAAATTCTGTCAGGCATTCAGGCCGGCGATCGCATTTTTGTAGATTTACCCGATGAGTTCAAACGGCAAGAATCCCAAAATTAA
- a CDS encoding Uma2 family endonuclease, with product MVTTKLTLTDYLALNDDFEGRREFVDGEIIEMPTESPQNLLISLFLLAQFLQLVPIEQLRRMDTELLVASRVRIPDLMILGPALATVLLASGRSIITEDMPAPLLAVEVVSPGKVNEDRDYRFKRSEYAARGIPEYWIIDPMRALVRVLTLVDGLYESVDYRHNDRIQSSVLPELNLTVEQLLCAGNSS from the coding sequence ATGGTTACCACAAAATTGACCTTGACAGACTATTTAGCTCTCAACGATGACTTTGAAGGGCGGCGAGAGTTTGTGGACGGAGAAATCATTGAGATGCCGACTGAAAGCCCACAAAATCTTTTGATTTCGCTCTTTCTACTGGCTCAATTTTTACAACTGGTTCCGATTGAACAATTACGGCGAATGGATACGGAACTGCTGGTAGCCAGTCGGGTGAGGATACCTGATTTAATGATTCTAGGACCAGCTCTAGCAACGGTATTGTTGGCATCAGGACGCAGCATAATTACGGAGGATATGCCAGCCCCTTTGCTCGCAGTGGAAGTGGTATCTCCTGGCAAGGTCAATGAAGACCGGGATTATCGTTTCAAGCGGTCTGAATATGCAGCACGCGGGATTCCTGAGTATTGGATTATTGATCCAATGCGGGCACTGGTAAGGGTCCTGACGCTGGTTGATGGCTTGTATGAATCGGTAGACTACCGGCATAACGATCGCATTCAATCATCTGTCTTGCCTGAATTGAACCTAACCGTCGAGCAACTCTTATGCGCCGGGAACTCGTCATGA